In Pseudobythopirellula maris, a single window of DNA contains:
- a CDS encoding substrate-binding domain-containing protein, with product MFTKWPFWALAAIALAAALGYRMSVDPQGSASGETIKAAFVTGGVGDFWDSAIAGAKQAARELNVELDIRKPEGESTLEEQMHLLSVVSSLPLDAVALCPLDPERQTQLINQIAVSKPVITYSSDASASARHGYVGTSNYSAGLVAGTLVKKSFPNGGGKIAVLSGHATQESSQERIAGFKHRIAESPNPAESPTDTRFQIVGVMADDGSAARCEENLRQALEEHPDLACVVCMAPHQAAVVLGVLEQESLLEKIRLVLFDTSDATLEAVMKGDAYAAVAQDPYKYGYEAVTMMDSLCRGDKDYMPVVGRGAIHVSVEPVLKTDVADFRERVAARLEQADGT from the coding sequence ATGTTTACGAAATGGCCGTTCTGGGCCTTGGCGGCGATCGCCTTGGCCGCGGCGTTGGGCTACCGCATGAGTGTCGACCCGCAAGGCTCGGCGTCGGGCGAGACAATCAAGGCGGCTTTCGTCACCGGCGGAGTCGGCGACTTTTGGGACTCGGCGATCGCCGGCGCCAAGCAGGCGGCGCGTGAGCTGAACGTCGAACTCGACATCCGCAAGCCCGAGGGCGAATCGACCCTCGAAGAGCAGATGCACCTGCTCTCGGTCGTCAGCAGCTTGCCGCTCGACGCGGTGGCGTTGTGCCCGCTCGACCCCGAGCGTCAAACGCAGCTGATCAATCAGATCGCGGTCTCCAAGCCGGTCATCACGTACAGCTCCGACGCTTCGGCATCGGCCCGACACGGTTACGTCGGCACGAGCAATTACAGCGCGGGCCTGGTCGCCGGCACGCTGGTCAAGAAATCGTTCCCCAACGGGGGAGGCAAGATCGCCGTCCTCTCCGGACACGCCACGCAAGAGAGCTCGCAAGAACGAATCGCCGGGTTCAAGCACCGCATCGCCGAGTCGCCCAACCCGGCAGAGTCGCCAACCGACACGCGTTTCCAGATCGTCGGCGTGATGGCGGACGACGGGTCGGCTGCCCGCTGCGAAGAGAACCTGCGTCAGGCCCTCGAGGAGCACCCCGACTTGGCGTGTGTCGTGTGCATGGCGCCCCACCAAGCCGCCGTGGTGCTCGGCGTGTTGGAGCAAGAGTCGCTGCTCGAGAAGATCCGCTTGGTGCTGTTCGACACGTCCGACGCCACGCTCGAGGCGGTCATGAAGGGCGACGCCTACGCCGCCGTCGCCCAAGACCCCTACAAGTACGGGTACGAGGCCGTGACGATGATGGACTCGCTCTGCCGGGGCGACAAAGACTACATGCCTGTCGTGGGACGCGGAGCGATCCACGTGAGTGTCGAGCCGGTGCTGAAGACCGACGTAGCCGACTTCCGCGAACGCGTGGCGGCCCGGCTCGAGCAGGCCGACGGCACGTGA
- the lptB gene encoding LPS export ABC transporter ATP-binding protein, translated as MPLLEAHGLVKSFGRRRVVDGVEFEVEAGEIVGLLGPNGAGKTTSFRMTCGMTAPDAGTVRLGERDVTNWPMFRRAKEGGMGYLAQESSVFRKLSVQNNLLGVMEMLGMNRTTRRRRCEELMEQFGITKLRRSRAMALSGGERRRLEIARCLVSEPKIILLDEPFTGIDPVTIDSIQEIVRDLRSRGISILITDHQVRETLEITDRSYVVKAGRVLCHGTPREVLANPEARKHYFGDGMDVSLGGAA; from the coding sequence ATGCCTCTTCTAGAAGCCCACGGGCTGGTCAAGTCGTTCGGCCGTCGGCGTGTGGTCGACGGCGTCGAGTTCGAGGTCGAGGCGGGCGAGATCGTCGGCCTGCTCGGCCCCAATGGCGCCGGCAAGACAACCTCGTTCCGCATGACCTGCGGCATGACCGCGCCAGACGCCGGCACGGTCCGCCTGGGCGAGCGCGACGTGACGAATTGGCCGATGTTCCGCCGCGCGAAAGAGGGCGGCATGGGCTACCTCGCCCAAGAGTCGAGCGTCTTCCGCAAGCTCTCGGTGCAGAACAACCTGCTCGGCGTGATGGAGATGCTCGGCATGAACCGCACCACGCGCCGCCGGCGCTGCGAGGAGCTGATGGAGCAGTTCGGCATCACCAAGCTGCGGCGCAGCCGAGCGATGGCGCTCTCGGGCGGCGAGCGGCGCCGGCTGGAGATCGCCCGTTGCCTGGTCTCCGAGCCCAAGATCATCTTGCTCGACGAGCCGTTCACAGGCATCGACCCGGTGACGATCGACAGCATCCAAGAGATCGTCCGCGACCTGCGCTCGCGCGGCATCTCGATCTTGATCACCGACCACCAGGTGCGTGAGACGCTCGAGATCACCGACCGCAGCTACGTGGTGAAGGCGGGCCGAGTGCTTTGCCACGGCACCCCGCGCGAGGTGCTCGCCAACCCCGAGGCCCGCAAGCACTACTTTGGCGACGGCATGGACGTGAGCCTAGGCGGCGCCGCCTGA
- the lepB gene encoding signal peptidase I, with protein MAKKKKRKKSQAPPVPTTASLKEAARQAKSDAKPRSSGNQSTRETIEGLVVAVVLALLFRTFIAEMFVIPTGSMAPTLMGRHKDVNCDQCGERFRVNASDEEGAVVQQALSGRDRRGRPINAITARGLIQSQACVGGACPVCRYVTPFESAALPNTLPEASGPEKSEHSYSGDRVLVNKLLYQFAEPERWDVIVFKFPGNATTNYIKRLVGLPGETVRIRHGDLHMLPPDAAEAEGAEDDGFEIASKPPKTVLAMRQLVHDTDHDPASLYRAGWPLRWSATAEGDGWSVEAEEDGIAVSQAYRGEASATTAWLRYRHTPPNDEVWRPIRRGEPLAETEPAPSLVTDFTAYNAKVLRSDLNRGGDLSLQPFYDRDIGKVGVHWVGDLSIDAELAIESPTGQLAIDLVEAGAHCTATIDIATGKATLSLRPPGADAPYEGFAPSADTPIRGAGSHSLTFANVDDRLTLWVDGEVVLSESYTDVEGLGELLADTPQTGDNDLGDLAPAGVGLTDAKATITRMAVWRDTYYLADSSERGDRVIVTDFDKSVIGREYGGQWLKSIASAPSQPELWDVYDSRRTVEFPLQEDQFFVMGDNSPESLDARLWSEGSGRDLGKPGGAYLERPQLIGKAVCVYWPHSWYSVPMTGRRIPAWPNFGDMRMIR; from the coding sequence ATGGCGAAAAAAAAGAAACGTAAGAAGTCGCAGGCCCCGCCCGTGCCGACCACCGCTTCGCTCAAAGAGGCGGCCCGTCAGGCGAAGAGCGACGCCAAGCCGCGATCGTCCGGCAACCAGTCGACGCGTGAGACGATCGAAGGTCTCGTCGTGGCGGTCGTGCTGGCGCTGCTGTTCCGCACATTCATCGCCGAGATGTTCGTCATCCCGACCGGCTCGATGGCCCCCACGCTGATGGGCCGCCACAAAGACGTCAACTGCGACCAGTGCGGCGAGCGGTTTCGGGTGAACGCCAGCGACGAGGAGGGCGCCGTCGTCCAGCAGGCCCTGAGCGGCCGCGACCGGCGCGGGCGCCCCATCAATGCGATCACCGCCCGCGGTTTGATCCAAAGCCAAGCATGCGTCGGCGGCGCCTGCCCGGTCTGTCGCTACGTCACGCCCTTCGAGTCCGCAGCGCTCCCCAACACGCTGCCCGAGGCCAGCGGCCCGGAGAAGAGCGAACATTCTTACAGCGGCGACCGCGTTCTGGTGAACAAGCTGCTATACCAGTTCGCCGAGCCCGAGCGCTGGGACGTGATCGTCTTCAAGTTCCCGGGCAACGCAACGACGAACTACATCAAGCGGCTGGTCGGCCTGCCGGGCGAAACGGTCCGGATCCGCCACGGCGATCTCCACATGCTCCCGCCAGACGCGGCCGAAGCCGAAGGCGCCGAGGACGACGGTTTCGAGATCGCCTCCAAGCCCCCCAAGACCGTGCTCGCCATGCGCCAACTGGTGCACGACACCGACCACGATCCCGCGTCGCTCTACCGCGCCGGTTGGCCGCTCCGCTGGTCGGCCACGGCCGAAGGAGATGGTTGGTCGGTCGAGGCCGAGGAAGACGGGATCGCCGTGAGCCAGGCGTACCGCGGCGAGGCTTCGGCCACGACCGCTTGGCTGCGTTACCGGCACACGCCTCCCAACGACGAAGTGTGGCGTCCGATCCGCCGCGGCGAGCCGCTCGCCGAGACCGAGCCGGCGCCCTCGCTGGTGACGGACTTCACGGCGTACAACGCCAAGGTGCTACGCAGCGATCTGAACCGGGGGGGCGACCTCTCGCTGCAACCATTCTACGACCGCGATATCGGCAAGGTTGGCGTGCACTGGGTCGGCGACTTGAGCATCGACGCCGAACTCGCGATCGAGTCGCCCACCGGCCAGCTGGCGATCGACCTCGTCGAGGCGGGCGCCCATTGCACGGCCACGATCGACATCGCCACCGGCAAGGCGACCCTGTCCTTGCGGCCGCCGGGCGCCGACGCACCCTACGAAGGCTTCGCCCCCTCGGCCGACACGCCGATCCGCGGCGCGGGCAGCCACTCGCTCACGTTCGCCAACGTCGACGACCGGCTCACGCTGTGGGTCGACGGCGAAGTCGTGCTCAGCGAGTCTTACACCGATGTGGAGGGCCTCGGCGAGTTGCTGGCCGACACGCCACAAACGGGCGACAACGACCTGGGCGATCTGGCCCCGGCCGGCGTAGGCCTGACCGACGCCAAGGCGACCATCACCCGCATGGCGGTGTGGCGCGACACCTACTACTTGGCCGACAGTTCCGAACGCGGCGACCGGGTGATAGTTACCGACTTCGATAAGAGCGTGATCGGGCGTGAGTACGGCGGCCAATGGTTGAAGTCGATCGCCTCGGCGCCCAGCCAGCCCGAGCTGTGGGACGTGTACGACAGCCGCCGCACCGTCGAGTTCCCGCTCCAGGAAGACCAGTTCTTCGTCATGGGCGACAACAGCCCCGAGAGCCTCGACGCCCGCCTTTGGTCCGAAGGCAGCGGCCGCGACCTGGGTAAGCCCGGGGGGGCGTACCTCGAGCGTCCTCAGCTGATTGGCAAGGCGGTTTGCGTTTACTGGCCGCACTCTTGGTACTCGGTGCCGATGACCGGGCGCCGCATCCCCGCATGGCCGAACTTCGGCGACATGCGAATGATTCGATAG
- a CDS encoding S26 family signal peptidase: MRRAVEFAIGAVCLAVLVRAFLVLGWVEPVRVTGSSMAPTLRGAHIDVACPACAAVFTAAIETRLGHGHACPQCGEGALVASGAPLPGDRLVVDRLASLDRWDMVVFHEPPHASRLAVKRVLGLPGERVTIDEGDLWVEGVRLTKSLADQLRVRIPMSAAQADWRADCVAWRPQGGDWLFAPIAERPSAELSYQPPGGEVNDDLTDNLAVSRRLERVDDRMLCFTLHATEGAQVQIAFGGAASFAVQFDAANGCVRLLDAQGEPLGEAPLPPGERLPIVCSSFDRQALVAVGDEALLRAALAPPGGNGQFAHPAGQRLAVSAWGGTVELGNLKVHRDIYYQGAPAGAASVAEPASWRLGPDELFVVGDNQAVSLDSRSWASGPGLPRRLVIGRAAKPSR; this comes from the coding sequence ATGCGACGCGCGGTCGAGTTCGCCATCGGCGCCGTTTGTCTGGCGGTATTGGTGCGGGCCTTCCTCGTCTTGGGGTGGGTCGAGCCGGTGCGTGTAACGGGCTCTTCGATGGCCCCCACGCTGCGTGGCGCCCACATCGATGTTGCCTGTCCCGCCTGCGCGGCCGTGTTCACCGCCGCCATCGAGACTCGCCTTGGTCACGGCCACGCGTGCCCCCAATGCGGTGAAGGAGCGCTCGTCGCCAGCGGCGCGCCCCTGCCGGGCGACCGGTTGGTGGTTGATCGGCTCGCGTCGCTCGATCGCTGGGACATGGTCGTGTTCCACGAGCCGCCGCACGCCTCGCGGCTCGCAGTGAAACGTGTGCTCGGCTTGCCGGGCGAGCGAGTGACGATCGACGAGGGCGACCTGTGGGTCGAGGGCGTTCGCTTGACGAAGTCGCTCGCCGATCAGTTGCGGGTCCGCATCCCGATGAGCGCGGCGCAGGCCGATTGGCGAGCCGATTGCGTGGCGTGGCGCCCACAGGGCGGCGACTGGTTGTTCGCGCCGATTGCAGAGAGGCCGTCCGCCGAGCTGAGTTACCAGCCGCCGGGCGGCGAGGTGAACGACGATCTCACCGACAACCTCGCCGTGTCGCGTCGCCTGGAGCGGGTCGACGATCGGATGCTCTGCTTCACGCTGCACGCGACGGAGGGCGCCCAGGTGCAGATCGCGTTTGGCGGCGCCGCGAGCTTTGCTGTTCAGTTCGATGCAGCGAATGGATGCGTCCGGCTGCTTGACGCGCAAGGCGAGCCGCTCGGCGAGGCGCCGCTGCCCCCGGGCGAGCGCTTGCCGATCGTCTGCTCGTCGTTCGACCGCCAAGCGTTGGTGGCGGTGGGCGACGAAGCGCTGCTGCGGGCGGCGCTTGCCCCGCCTGGGGGAAACGGTCAGTTCGCCCACCCTGCCGGGCAGCGGCTCGCCGTGTCGGCTTGGGGCGGGACGGTGGAGTTGGGGAACCTAAAGGTCCATCGCGACATCTATTACCAGGGGGCCCCTGCTGGCGCCGCGAGCGTGGCGGAGCCGGCATCCTGGCGGTTGGGCCCGGACGAGCTTTTTGTCGTCGGCGACAACCAGGCCGTTTCGCTCGACAGCCGCAGCTGGGCGTCGGGTCCCGGGTTGCCGCGGCGGCTGGTCATCGGCCGAGCAGCCAAGCCCAGCAGGTGA
- the galE gene encoding UDP-glucose 4-epimerase GalE: MNILVTGGAGYIGSHAVKHLTACGHSVWVFDNLVYGHREAVDAERLIEGDLLDGALVESVLREHQIEAVMHFAAYAYVGESVTDPGKYYHNNIVGTISLLEAMRRAGVERIVFSSTCATYGVPNQVPIPEDHPQSPINPYGYTKLVIEQALEDYRHAYGWGYAALRYFNASGAAADGSIGEDHSPETHLIPLILEVALGKREHISVFGTDYPTPDGSCIRDYIHVDDLAAAHLAALEKLEPGSAIRCNLGTGTGVSVREVIAACERATGKPIKVVEGPRREGDPPELVADPAGALAAIGWRAEHTDIEALVASAWRWHKEHPNGYAGG, translated from the coding sequence ATGAATATTCTCGTCACCGGCGGCGCCGGCTACATCGGATCGCACGCCGTCAAGCACCTCACCGCCTGCGGCCACTCGGTCTGGGTCTTCGACAACTTGGTCTACGGCCACCGCGAAGCGGTCGACGCCGAGCGGCTCATCGAGGGCGACCTCCTCGACGGGGCGCTCGTCGAGAGCGTGCTCCGAGAGCACCAGATCGAGGCGGTCATGCACTTCGCCGCCTACGCCTACGTGGGCGAGTCGGTCACCGACCCCGGCAAGTACTACCACAACAACATCGTCGGCACGATCTCGCTGCTCGAGGCGATGCGCCGGGCGGGCGTCGAGCGGATTGTCTTCTCCAGCACCTGCGCCACCTACGGCGTGCCCAACCAGGTGCCGATCCCCGAAGACCACCCACAGTCGCCGATCAACCCGTACGGCTACACCAAGCTGGTGATCGAGCAGGCGCTCGAGGACTACCGACACGCCTACGGCTGGGGCTACGCCGCGCTGAGGTACTTCAACGCCTCGGGCGCTGCGGCCGACGGGTCGATCGGGGAGGACCACTCGCCCGAGACCCATCTCATCCCGCTCATCCTCGAGGTGGCGCTCGGCAAACGGGAGCACATCTCGGTGTTCGGTACCGACTACCCAACGCCCGACGGCTCTTGCATCCGCGACTACATCCACGTGGACGACTTGGCCGCCGCGCACCTGGCGGCGCTTGAGAAACTCGAGCCCGGCTCCGCGATCCGCTGCAACCTCGGCACCGGCACGGGGGTGAGTGTCCGCGAGGTGATCGCCGCCTGCGAGCGAGCGACGGGCAAGCCGATCAAGGTCGTTGAAGGGCCACGCCGCGAGGGCGACCCGCCCGAGCTGGTCGCCGACCCGGCCGGCGCCCTGGCGGCGATCGGATGGCGGGCCGAGCACACCGACATCGAGGCGCTCGTCGCCTCGGCTTGGCGCTGGCACAAAGAGCACCCGAACGGTTACGCCGGCGGCTAG
- a CDS encoding DUF1559 domain-containing protein: protein MPHSLTTTLPLRTPQAATASTRESRGPRRGFTLVELLVVIAIIGILVALLLPAVQSAREAARRSLCSNNLKQIGLALLMAHDTDGKFPAGLYSGSDSDIKEAGGSGLYTPEDGLGWATRILPFIEEQPTYDALANNGISGLKDPWKPFFFVKIALAGASNPLPGADTVISTFLCPTAVLPERKPEAAYFGNSVSGPLNTSGYGTSHYKASRGFCDRGMYMRKEEALNAGSCFADYNGDDVDELISKEPFKQIRIANVTDGTSKTIAAGEAAYFIDHGSFPVWIGSDFEDGAVLFKTLDVINCNLPPGLSFPLAEDLEDLVPNDDCAYSAHQGGAFFAFVDGSVHFLTDATDQRIYRLLGDRMDSEAFDAL, encoded by the coding sequence ATGCCCCACTCGTTGACGACCACGCTACCTTTGCGCACCCCACAAGCCGCTACGGCTTCAACACGAGAGTCCCGAGGTCCGCGCCGGGGCTTCACGCTTGTCGAGTTGCTCGTGGTGATCGCCATCATTGGGATCCTCGTCGCATTGCTGCTGCCGGCGGTGCAGTCGGCGCGCGAGGCGGCGCGGCGTTCGCTCTGCTCGAACAATCTCAAGCAGATCGGCCTCGCCCTGCTGATGGCGCACGACACAGACGGGAAATTCCCCGCCGGGCTCTACTCCGGCAGCGACTCAGACATCAAGGAGGCCGGCGGCTCCGGGTTGTACACACCGGAGGACGGGCTCGGCTGGGCCACGCGCATCCTTCCGTTCATCGAGGAACAGCCCACCTACGACGCCCTGGCGAACAACGGCATCAGCGGCCTTAAGGACCCCTGGAAGCCCTTCTTCTTTGTCAAGATCGCCCTGGCTGGCGCGAGCAATCCCCTGCCGGGCGCCGACACGGTGATCAGCACCTTCCTCTGCCCCACCGCGGTGCTGCCCGAGCGCAAGCCCGAGGCCGCTTACTTCGGAAACAGCGTGAGCGGTCCCCTGAATACCTCGGGCTATGGGACTTCGCATTACAAAGCCTCACGGGGGTTTTGCGACCGCGGCATGTACATGCGTAAAGAAGAAGCCCTAAACGCAGGTTCGTGCTTCGCCGATTACAACGGCGACGACGTCGATGAGCTGATCTCCAAGGAGCCTTTCAAACAGATCCGCATCGCCAACGTGACGGACGGCACGAGTAAAACGATCGCCGCGGGCGAGGCGGCCTACTTCATCGACCACGGCAGCTTCCCGGTGTGGATCGGCTCGGACTTCGAGGACGGGGCGGTGCTCTTCAAGACACTCGACGTGATCAACTGCAACCTCCCGCCCGGGCTCAGCTTCCCGCTCGCCGAGGACCTCGAGGACTTGGTCCCCAACGACGACTGCGCCTACAGCGCGCACCAGGGAGGCGCCTTCTTCGCTTTTGTGGACGGCTCGGTCCACTTCCTCACCGATGCGACCGACCAACGTATCTACCGCTTGTTAGGCGACCGCATGGATAGCGAGGCGTTCGATGCCCTTTGA
- a CDS encoding OprO/OprP family phosphate-selective porin, translating to MTLSALRARRGTPASSLAYLAAAMLFAAVATQTTLGQTPPDHKAPTAAPEAASPTATPPLDDEPRRLPTSGDAPGDDRQTPYDSIALAAAVEPAGDFAAYDQRLAALEEKYAGLADENAALKKSLKGYAQSGHSGATMKVNGRIHADMWNFPESSAGVNGFESGDPAVTPQDRLGFRRMRFGVKGKLPYNMLYKIEMEFAGGSNPEFRDAYLGWDDMSWLHTVLIGNQKRPYGLDHLNSSRYNVFIERPFVIEAINQDARRFGVCSYGLSDDEAWNWRYGVFNQRLIQDEGNYVSDHLQGQIAGRLANTIWYDESSGGRGYAHWALAGTWADTDGNAAADNFADSGINEARFRHRPEARTDQRWLDTGVIAGADDYSLLALEGLVNIGPTQLVGEYQRLWLDRNAGDELDFHGGYVYLSYFLTGEHIPWERKSGTLGRVKPFENFFLVDRCSGAGHGYGLGAWQVAVRWSYADFSDQDIQGGVGESVTLGLNWHWTPYARMQFNYIYGDIEENADNAPVGAPVHGTYQIVGTRVMVDF from the coding sequence ATGACCTTATCCGCCCTGCGCGCCCGCCGCGGCACGCCCGCGAGCTCTCTCGCTTATCTGGCCGCGGCAATGTTGTTCGCTGCTGTCGCCACACAGACAACCCTGGGCCAGACGCCCCCCGACCATAAGGCGCCCACTGCGGCGCCCGAAGCGGCTTCGCCAACGGCTACTCCGCCGCTGGACGACGAGCCGCGCCGGCTGCCCACGAGCGGCGACGCGCCCGGCGATGATCGACAGACCCCCTACGACTCGATCGCGCTGGCCGCAGCCGTCGAGCCGGCGGGCGACTTCGCGGCGTACGACCAACGGCTCGCCGCCCTGGAAGAAAAGTACGCCGGCCTCGCCGACGAGAACGCCGCGCTGAAGAAGAGCCTCAAGGGCTACGCGCAGTCGGGACACAGCGGCGCCACGATGAAAGTCAACGGCCGCATCCACGCCGACATGTGGAACTTCCCCGAATCGAGCGCGGGCGTGAACGGGTTCGAGTCGGGCGACCCGGCGGTCACGCCGCAAGACCGCCTCGGTTTCCGCCGCATGCGTTTCGGCGTGAAGGGCAAGCTGCCGTACAACATGCTCTACAAGATCGAGATGGAGTTCGCCGGCGGCAGCAACCCCGAGTTCCGCGACGCCTACCTCGGCTGGGACGACATGAGTTGGTTGCACACGGTGCTCATCGGCAATCAGAAACGCCCTTACGGTTTGGACCACCTCAACAGCAGCCGCTACAACGTGTTTATCGAGCGCCCGTTCGTCATCGAGGCGATCAACCAAGACGCTCGGCGTTTTGGGGTTTGCTCGTACGGCTTGTCCGATGACGAGGCGTGGAACTGGCGGTACGGCGTGTTCAATCAACGCCTGATCCAGGACGAGGGGAACTACGTCAGCGACCACTTGCAGGGGCAGATCGCCGGGCGGTTGGCCAACACGATCTGGTACGACGAATCGTCCGGCGGCCGCGGCTACGCCCACTGGGCCTTGGCCGGCACGTGGGCCGACACCGATGGGAACGCGGCGGCCGACAACTTCGCCGACTCGGGGATCAACGAGGCCCGGTTCCGCCACCGCCCCGAGGCCCGCACCGACCAGCGTTGGCTCGACACCGGCGTGATCGCCGGCGCCGACGATTACTCCTTGCTCGCTCTCGAGGGCCTTGTGAACATCGGCCCCACGCAGCTCGTGGGCGAGTACCAGCGTCTGTGGCTCGACCGCAACGCCGGCGACGAGCTCGACTTCCACGGCGGCTACGTCTACCTGTCGTACTTCCTGACCGGCGAGCACATCCCGTGGGAGCGCAAGAGCGGCACCCTCGGTCGCGTCAAGCCGTTCGAGAACTTCTTCCTCGTCGACCGCTGCAGTGGCGCGGGCCACGGCTACGGCCTCGGCGCCTGGCAGGTGGCGGTCCGCTGGTCGTACGCCGACTTCAGCGACCAAGACATCCAAGGAGGCGTCGGCGAGAGCGTCACGCTGGGGCTCAACTGGCACTGGACCCCCTACGCCCGCATGCAATTCAACTACATCTACGGCGACATCGAAGAGAACGCCGACAACGCCCCCGTCGGCGCCCCGGTCCACGGCACGTACCAGATCGTCGGCACGCGGGTGATGGTCGACTTCTGA
- a CDS encoding Hsp20/alpha crystallin family protein, translated as MSHTTPTNRVSNYLPTGPMADVDSLLRQFFGPVTSQVATAVRGGLPVSAWEEGDRLRLEFDAPGVTEEHVEITFDKGELSVSVERPTPALPEPQDEESQPTRTPLFNERTFGKTVRRLSLPETVDPDTIEASLTDGVLSVSIAKRPEAQPKRIEIRRG; from the coding sequence ATGTCCCACACAACCCCCACAAACCGAGTTAGCAATTACCTCCCCACGGGCCCGATGGCCGACGTCGACAGCCTGCTCCGGCAGTTCTTCGGCCCGGTCACATCGCAGGTCGCCACCGCGGTGCGCGGCGGGCTGCCTGTCTCCGCCTGGGAAGAGGGCGACCGGCTGCGGCTGGAGTTTGACGCCCCCGGCGTGACGGAGGAGCACGTCGAGATCACTTTCGACAAGGGAGAGCTGAGCGTCTCGGTCGAACGGCCGACGCCCGCTCTGCCTGAGCCGCAGGACGAAGAGAGTCAACCGACCCGCACGCCGCTCTTCAACGAGCGTACGTTCGGCAAGACGGTGCGACGGCTCTCGCTGCCCGAGACGGTTGACCCCGACACGATCGAGGCGTCGCTGACCGACGGCGTGCTGAGCGTGTCGATCGCCAAGCGGCCCGAGGCGCAGCCCAAGCGGATCGAGATCCGCCGCGGCTAA
- a CDS encoding YiiD C-terminal domain-containing protein, with amino-acid sequence MPETTTQTARAALLTDLERLIRAEIPVTEHMDVRVQRRDATGLWVAMPLAPNRNPHATAFAGSLNTLCTVAGWGMTYLLMQEYGLAGTIVIRRSSIKYHEPIETTTVAARCRVVAEVDRSHFVEMLTEKGQAKLDHFVEITGQSEDRPAVLFAGSYVVTAASQG; translated from the coding sequence ATGCCCGAGACCACCACGCAAACGGCCAGAGCGGCCCTTCTGACCGATCTGGAACGGCTGATCCGGGCGGAAATCCCCGTCACCGAGCACATGGACGTGCGTGTCCAGCGGCGTGACGCCACGGGGCTTTGGGTGGCGATGCCGCTCGCGCCGAACCGCAATCCCCACGCCACCGCCTTTGCAGGCAGTCTCAACACGCTCTGCACCGTGGCGGGCTGGGGCATGACCTACTTGTTGATGCAGGAGTATGGCTTGGCGGGGACCATCGTCATCCGCCGCAGCTCGATCAAGTACCACGAGCCGATCGAGACCACGACCGTGGCGGCCCGTTGCCGGGTGGTGGCCGAAGTCGACCGCTCGCACTTCGTCGAAATGCTCACCGAAAAAGGGCAGGCGAAGCTCGACCACTTCGTCGAGATCACCGGGCAGTCGGAGGACCGCCCAGCGGTCTTGTTTGCCGGTTCTTACGTGGTCACAGCCGCTTCGCAGGGCTGA